In a single window of the Eshraghiella crossota genome:
- a CDS encoding 3-hydroxyacyl-CoA dehydrogenase family protein encodes MKVGVIGAGTMGQGIAKAFALVDGYTVALCDIKQEWAEGGKDKIAKGYAKLVEKGKMTQETVDAVLARITPGLKEDLCADCDLIVEAAFENMEVKKTTFAELDKIAKPECIFASNTSSLSITEIGNGLTRPMVGMHFFNPADRMKLIEVIAGVNTPDATVEAIKKIAEEIGKTPVQVNEAAGFVVNRILIPMINEAAFIKMEGVSDIAGIDSAMKLGANHPMGPLELGDFVGLDICLAIMDVLYKETGDSKYRACPLIRKMVRGGNLGCKSGRGFYVYNADRTKTPVDAL; translated from the coding sequence ATGAAAGTTGGCGTTATTGGTGCAGGAACTATGGGCCAGGGAATTGCAAAGGCATTTGCTTTGGTTGATGGTTACACAGTAGCTCTCTGCGATATTAAGCAGGAATGGGCTGAAGGCGGAAAGGATAAAATCGCTAAAGGCTACGCAAAATTAGTTGAAAAAGGAAAGATGACACAGGAAACAGTTGATGCCGTCCTTGCCAGAATCACTCCAGGTCTCAAAGAAGATCTTTGCGCAGATTGTGATTTAATCGTAGAAGCAGCATTTGAAAATATGGAAGTTAAGAAGACAACATTCGCTGAATTAGACAAGATTGCTAAGCCTGAATGTATTTTCGCTTCTAACACATCAAGCCTTTCAATTACAGAAATCGGAAACGGACTTACACGTCCAATGGTAGGAATGCATTTCTTCAATCCTGCTGACCGTATGAAACTTATCGAAGTAATTGCAGGCGTAAATACTCCTGATGCTACAGTAGAAGCAATAAAGAAGATTGCAGAAGAAATCGGTAAGACTCCTGTACAGGTTAATGAAGCTGCCGGCTTCGTTGTTAACCGTATATTAATTCCAATGATTAACGAAGCTGCTTTCATTAAGATGGAAGGTGTTTCTGATATCGCAGGAATTGATTCAGCTATGAAGCTTGGTGCTAATCATCCAATGGGACCACTTGAATTAGGTGATTTCGTAGGACTTGATATCTGCCTTGCTATTATGGATGTTCTTTATAAAGAAACAGGCGACAGCAAGTATCGTGCATGTCCACTCATTCGTAAGATGGTTCGTGGTGGAAATCTTGGCTGCAAGAGTGGCAGAGGCTTCTATGTATACAATGCTGACCGTACAAAGACACCAGTTGATGCTTTATAA
- a CDS encoding electron transfer flavoprotein subunit alpha/FixB family protein, whose protein sequence is MKMSPEEIAQYKGVFVFAQQVDNEISGIAFELLGKAKELAAPLNTEVTAVLIGSDVKNLADTLAEYGADKVIVVDDPELKVYRTEPYAHALASVINEFKPEIVLVGATAIGRDLGPTVSARVATGLTADCTVLEIGDFPINAIPGRESEQKHNQLLMTRPAFGGNTIATIACPDNRPQMATVRPGVMQKISPIAGAKAEVIEFNPGFTPNNKYVVVKEVVKAVSDVKDIMDAKILVSGGRGVGSAENFKMLDELAEVLGGQVSCSRAVVDNGWKPKDLQVGQTGKTVRPNVYFAIGISGAIQHTAGMEESDIIIAINKDETAPIFDVADYGIVGDLNKIVPALTAQLKAELSNK, encoded by the coding sequence ATGAAAATGAGTCCAGAAGAAATTGCACAGTACAAAGGTGTCTTTGTATTTGCACAGCAGGTAGATAATGAGATCAGCGGTATTGCTTTTGAATTACTTGGAAAAGCTAAGGAATTAGCTGCTCCTCTTAATACAGAAGTTACAGCAGTTCTTATTGGTTCAGATGTAAAGAATCTTGCAGATACTCTTGCAGAGTATGGTGCAGATAAGGTTATCGTAGTAGATGATCCTGAATTAAAAGTATATAGAACAGAACCATATGCTCATGCATTAGCATCAGTAATTAATGAATTTAAACCTGAAATCGTATTAGTCGGTGCTACAGCAATCGGCCGTGACCTTGGTCCAACAGTTTCAGCAAGAGTTGCAACAGGTCTTACAGCAGACTGTACTGTACTTGAAATCGGTGATTTCCCAATTAATGCAATTCCTGGTAGAGAAAGTGAACAGAAGCACAACCAGTTATTAATGACACGTCCTGCATTCGGCGGTAACACAATCGCTACAATCGCTTGTCCTGATAACAGACCACAGATGGCAACAGTACGTCCGGGTGTTATGCAGAAAATCAGCCCAATCGCAGGCGCTAAGGCTGAGGTTATTGAATTCAATCCTGGTTTTACACCTAACAATAAGTATGTTGTTGTTAAAGAAGTTGTTAAAGCTGTATCTGATGTCAAAGATATCATGGATGCTAAGATCCTTGTATCAGGCGGACGTGGAGTTGGTTCAGCAGAGAACTTCAAGATGCTTGATGAACTTGCAGAAGTTCTTGGCGGACAGGTTAGCTGCTCAAGAGCAGTTGTTGATAACGGCTGGAAGCCAAAAGATCTTCAGGTAGGTCAGACAGGTAAGACAGTACGTCCTAATGTATATTTTGCAATCGGTATTTCAGGTGCTATCCAGCATACAGCCGGAATGGAAGAATCAGACATCATCATCGCTATTAACAAAGATGAGACTGCTCCTATTTTCGATGTAGCTGATTATGGTATCGTAGGTGATCTTAATAAGATTGTTCCTGCACTTACAGCACAGTTAAAGGCTGAATTAAGCAATAAATAA
- a CDS encoding enoyl-CoA hydratase-related protein codes for MEFVTYETEGHVGLITINRPKALNALNSQVLEELDATFKSVDLSEIRCLILTGAGEKSFVAGADIGEMSTLTKAEGEAFGKKGNDVFRMIETFPIPVIAAVNGFALGGGCEISMSCDIRICSENAVFGQPEAGLGITPGFGGTQRLARLVGAGMAKQMIYSARNIKATDAYRIGLVNDVYTATVDEAGNVTATAQENLIAAAKKMAAGIAAQAPIAVRNCKKAINDGLQTDMDNAIVIEEKLFGNCFETEDQKAGMGNFLEKDKEKKLKVVPFQNK; via the coding sequence ATGGAATTCGTTACATACGAAACTGAAGGACACGTTGGTTTAATTACAATCAACAGACCTAAGGCATTAAACGCCTTAAACAGCCAGGTTCTCGAAGAACTTGATGCAACATTCAAGAGTGTGGATTTATCAGAAATCCGTTGCCTTATTTTAACAGGCGCAGGCGAAAAGTCATTTGTTGCCGGAGCAGATATCGGAGAGATGAGCACACTTACAAAGGCAGAAGGTGAAGCATTCGGTAAGAAGGGCAATGATGTATTCAGAATGATAGAGACATTCCCAATTCCTGTAATTGCGGCCGTAAACGGATTCGCACTCGGCGGCGGTTGCGAGATTTCTATGAGCTGTGACATCAGAATCTGTTCAGAAAATGCAGTATTCGGACAGCCTGAAGCAGGACTTGGAATCACACCTGGTTTTGGCGGAACACAGAGACTTGCAAGACTTGTTGGTGCCGGTATGGCAAAACAGATGATTTATTCTGCACGCAATATCAAAGCAACAGATGCTTACAGAATCGGTCTTGTTAATGACGTATATACTGCTACAGTTGATGAAGCAGGTAATGTAACTGCTACTGCACAGGAAAATCTTATAGCAGCGGCAAAGAAAATGGCTGCAGGAATTGCAGCACAGGCGCCTATTGCAGTTCGTAACTGCAAGAAAGCAATTAATGATGGTCTTCAGACAGATATGGACAATGCAATTGTAATCGAAGAGAAATTATTCGGTAACTGCTTTGAGACAGAAGATCAAAAGGCTGGTATGGGCAACTTTCTTGAAAAAGATAAAGAAAAAAAGTTAAAAGTTGTTCCTTTTCAGAATAAATAA
- a CDS encoding ABC transporter ATP-binding protein/permease has translation MLQLNNITKDYISGDTVVNALKGISISFREHEFVSILGQSGCGKTTMLNIIGGLDRYTDGDLIIGGRSTKEFKDKDWDSYRNHKIGFIFQSYNLIPHQTVLSNVELALTLSGVSKTERRKRAVEALEMVGLGDQINKKPNQMSGGQMQRVAIARALVNDPDIILADEPTGALDSETSVQIMDILKKISDNKLIIMVTHNAELAEQYSSRIIRLLDGKVTDDTAPYEIPAGKEISPVAGTLDKKNKKEKVSMSFFTALSLSFKNLLTKKGRTFLTSFAGSIGIIGIALILSLSSGFQAYINRVQEDTVSTYPITIENESVDYSSMLNSMMGETGTVEDKEEGRIYAAPVMSQFVNTMSAEVKKNNLSELKKYLENPDCNISDYVLDVQYQYDIPLNVYAKDYSGGINKVNPSTLYQDIWGVSDETMSSSLVSSFSNTDMWSQMIDNQDLLNSQYDLVAGSWPDNYNEVVVVADKNHQITDVSLYALGIRNSSELKNIMINLNKQLDDKVSSYSYEDLLNLRFKVVLPSAYYRYDEATGAYKNMSSSEDYVKQLIDNGIEVKVSGIIVAKDDAVATSITGVVGYTKNLVDYIVSENNKSDIVKAQLDNPDIDVLTGLPFSTVDIDLTMDDINAYISTLPKEQQKIISAYIANLSDDVIIEMFKSQIQQSSSNTYKSNIEALGYVTTDNPSKINIYAKDFESKDAISDIISAYNDKVKSEGNDSLEISYTDYIGLMMSSVSKVVDAISYVLIAFVSISLVVSSIMIGIITYISVLERTKEIGILRSIGASKHDISRVFNAETMIVGLVAGIIGIGFTLLLNIPINIIIKKFSGISGVAVLPLKGALILIAISVFLTLIAGLIPARVASKKDPVIALRTE, from the coding sequence ATGTTACAGTTAAATAACATAACCAAAGACTATATATCCGGTGATACTGTTGTCAATGCCTTAAAGGGCATAAGCATATCTTTCCGTGAACATGAATTTGTATCAATTCTTGGCCAGTCAGGCTGTGGCAAGACCACAATGCTTAATATAATCGGCGGTCTTGACAGATATACCGACGGTGACCTGATTATAGGAGGCCGTTCAACCAAAGAATTTAAGGATAAAGACTGGGATTCCTACCGCAATCACAAGATAGGTTTTATTTTCCAAAGTTACAACCTGATTCCCCATCAGACAGTTTTGTCCAATGTGGAATTAGCGCTTACATTATCCGGTGTATCCAAAACAGAACGTCGCAAACGTGCTGTGGAAGCTCTTGAGATGGTAGGTCTTGGAGACCAGATTAATAAAAAGCCTAACCAGATGTCGGGCGGACAGATGCAGAGGGTTGCCATTGCAAGAGCCCTTGTCAACGACCCTGATATAATTCTTGCGGATGAGCCGACAGGTGCGCTTGATTCGGAAACAAGCGTACAGATAATGGATATTTTAAAGAAGATTTCAGATAACAAGCTCATTATCATGGTTACACATAACGCTGAACTCGCAGAGCAGTATTCATCTCGAATCATAAGACTCCTTGACGGTAAAGTAACCGATGATACTGCTCCGTATGAAATACCTGCAGGCAAGGAAATCTCTCCTGTTGCCGGAACTTTGGATAAAAAAAATAAAAAAGAGAAAGTGTCAATGTCATTTTTTACCGCACTTTCATTAAGTTTTAAGAATCTTCTTACCAAAAAAGGCAGAACATTCCTCACCTCTTTTGCTGGAAGCATAGGTATTATAGGTATTGCCCTTATCCTTTCCCTTTCATCCGGATTTCAGGCATACATAAACCGTGTTCAGGAAGATACTGTTTCAACATATCCTATAACCATTGAAAATGAAAGTGTGGACTATTCAAGTATGCTTAATTCCATGATGGGCGAGACAGGCACAGTTGAAGATAAGGAAGAAGGCCGGATATATGCTGCCCCTGTTATGAGCCAGTTTGTTAATACAATGTCTGCGGAGGTTAAGAAAAATAACCTTTCTGAACTAAAGAAATATCTTGAAAACCCGGATTGCAATATCAGCGATTATGTGCTTGATGTACAATACCAGTACGATATTCCTCTCAATGTATATGCAAAAGATTACTCCGGCGGAATTAACAAAGTCAATCCAAGCACATTGTATCAGGATATATGGGGTGTAAGCGATGAGACAATGTCATCTTCTCTTGTTTCCTCATTTTCCAACACTGATATGTGGTCACAGATGATTGATAATCAGGACCTGCTTAATTCACAGTATGACCTTGTTGCCGGTTCATGGCCTGACAATTACAATGAAGTTGTTGTTGTAGCCGATAAGAATCACCAGATTACCGATGTTTCTTTATATGCGCTTGGTATCAGGAATTCATCCGAATTAAAAAATATAATGATTAATCTTAACAAACAGCTTGATGATAAAGTAAGCAGCTATAGTTACGAGGATCTTTTAAATCTCAGATTTAAAGTAGTGCTTCCATCAGCATATTACCGGTATGATGAAGCAACAGGTGCCTACAAGAACATGTCAAGCAGCGAAGATTATGTAAAACAGCTTATTGACAATGGTATTGAAGTTAAAGTTTCCGGAATTATAGTTGCAAAAGATGATGCTGTTGCTACTTCAATTACAGGCGTTGTCGGCTATACAAAGAACCTTGTAGATTATATTGTTTCGGAAAATAATAAGTCAGATATAGTTAAAGCACAGCTTGATAACCCTGATATAGACGTTCTTACAGGTCTTCCATTCTCAACGGTTGATATAGACCTTACAATGGATGATATTAATGCATATATAAGTACACTTCCTAAAGAACAGCAGAAAATAATCAGTGCCTACATTGCCAACCTTTCTGATGATGTAATAATTGAAATGTTCAAAAGCCAGATACAGCAATCAAGTTCAAATACATACAAAAGTAATATTGAAGCACTGGGCTACGTTACAACAGATAACCCTTCAAAAATTAATATCTATGCAAAAGACTTTGAATCAAAAGATGCCATTTCAGATATAATTTCAGCATATAATGACAAAGTCAAATCAGAAGGTAATGACAGCCTTGAAATTTCATATACCGATTACATAGGTCTTATGATGTCATCCGTAAGTAAAGTTGTTGACGCAATATCTTATGTGCTTATTGCCTTTGTATCAATTTCACTTGTGGTTTCATCAATTATGATCGGAATTATTACATACATATCTGTTCTCGAAAGGACAAAAGAAATCGGTATTTTAAGAAGTATCGGTGCTTCAAAGCATGATATTTCAAGGGTATTCAATGCTGAGACAATGATTGTCGGACTCGTTGCAGGTATAATAGGTATAGGCTTCACGCTTCTGCTTAACATACCGATTAACATAATCATCAAGAAATTCTCAGGAATTTCAGGTGTTGCGGTTCTTCCGCTTAAGGGTGCGCTTATCCTTATTGCAATAAGCGTATTCCTCACATTGATTGCAGGTCTTATTCCTGCCAGGGTAGCATCAAAGAAAGATCCTGTTATAGCGCTCAGAACTGAATAA
- a CDS encoding polymer-forming cytoskeletal protein, whose amino-acid sequence MGFFKDLKQDLSQAVNELTEDAAKITPDESESVQETIPDDDVMVDTLNEEPEDAAEDIDVSKMLENVDTNEEAVTEEPEAEESETAGLFKEPEKKKTKKNTKEPVAEPVKEDEQEETDETTIISRGLKIKGDIESSGSIELLGSVEGNVSCSGKLIASGNITGNTNSKEFYSDDAKITGDINCEGPVKIGNGSVIIGNLYAHSAVIAGAIKGDIDVHGPVIIDATAIVMGDIKSESFQINRGAVLEGYISQCYSDNSPKKFFGDK is encoded by the coding sequence ATGGGATTTTTTAAAGATTTAAAGCAGGATTTATCGCAGGCTGTAAATGAGCTTACAGAGGATGCGGCTAAGATTACACCGGATGAGTCAGAAAGTGTACAAGAGACAATACCGGATGACGATGTTATGGTAGATACACTTAATGAAGAACCTGAAGATGCAGCCGAAGACATTGATGTGTCTAAGATGCTTGAGAATGTGGATACCAATGAAGAAGCGGTAACAGAAGAACCTGAAGCAGAAGAATCTGAGACAGCCGGACTTTTTAAGGAGCCTGAAAAAAAGAAAACAAAGAAAAATACAAAAGAACCTGTAGCAGAGCCTGTTAAGGAAGATGAACAGGAAGAAACGGATGAGACTACAATCATCTCAAGAGGTTTAAAAATCAAAGGAGATATCGAATCAAGCGGCTCTATTGAATTACTCGGTTCGGTTGAAGGAAATGTAAGCTGCAGCGGCAAACTTATTGCCAGCGGTAATATTACAGGTAATACCAATTCAAAGGAATTTTATTCAGACGATGCAAAAATAACAGGGGATATTAACTGTGAAGGTCCTGTTAAGATTGGCAACGGTTCAGTGATTATAGGTAATCTTTATGCACACTCTGCCGTTATAGCAGGAGCAATTAAAGGTGACATTGATGTCCACGGACCTGTAATAATTGATGCTACTGCAATTGTTATGGGTGATATCAAATCTGAATCCTTCCAGATTAACAGAGGAGCAGTTCTTGAAGGATATATTTCACAGTGTTATTCAGATAACAGTCCAAAGAAATTTTTTGGTGATAAATAA
- a CDS encoding polysaccharide deacetylase family protein, which yields MSPEHKEISEEQLRRRRINLYKKIIIGIVITLILLPTLLCIILFCKVNKLSDKLDDIKTAMDATEKETTDKVMESEPDSGNNKKPAVNSADMPSKGSADKETDSVVKELSDSEKIDNALAEGRKVVYLTYDDGPSANTEKLLDVLDQYGIKATFFVIKTPEYGEYVKEIVTRGHTLAMHSTTHDYRHVYESYDSFKEEVDVLSNYLTELTGFTPFAFRFPGGSSNQQTTLPIQTFIKYLDEKNIVYYDWNVSSGDGGSKELTVDEIYNNVIRGVEGKDISVVLMHDSEYRETTLQATPRIIEKLQEMDALILPITEDTVPVHHNI from the coding sequence GTGTCACCCGAACATAAGGAAATATCTGAGGAACAGTTACGCCGAAGACGGATTAATTTATATAAGAAGATTATTATCGGAATTGTAATTACGCTTATTTTATTACCGACGTTGTTATGTATTATATTATTTTGTAAAGTCAATAAATTGTCAGACAAGTTAGACGACATAAAGACCGCAATGGATGCAACGGAGAAAGAGACTACGGATAAAGTTATGGAATCTGAGCCGGATTCCGGAAATAATAAGAAACCGGCGGTAAACAGTGCCGATATGCCGTCAAAAGGCAGTGCAGATAAAGAGACGGACAGTGTGGTTAAAGAACTTTCTGATTCCGAAAAGATAGATAATGCACTGGCAGAGGGACGTAAGGTAGTGTATCTTACTTATGATGACGGTCCGAGTGCTAATACGGAAAAGCTGCTGGATGTACTTGACCAATACGGTATTAAGGCAACTTTCTTTGTTATCAAGACACCTGAATATGGTGAATATGTAAAGGAAATTGTTACAAGAGGCCATACACTGGCAATGCATTCAACCACTCATGATTACCGTCATGTATACGAGAGTTATGATAGTTTTAAGGAGGAGGTTGATGTCCTTAGCAATTATCTTACGGAACTTACCGGTTTTACTCCTTTTGCATTCAGATTTCCGGGAGGTTCAAGTAACCAGCAGACAACACTTCCCATCCAGACTTTTATAAAGTATCTTGATGAAAAGAATATCGTATATTACGACTGGAATGTTTCATCGGGAGACGGCGGAAGTAAAGAATTGACAGTTGATGAAATATATAATAATGTAATTAGAGGTGTTGAAGGAAAGGATATATCAGTTGTGCTTATGCACGACTCGGAATACAGGGAAACAACTTTGCAGGCAACACCTAGAATAATTGAGAAATTACAGGAAATGGACGCATTAATCCTTCCTATCACAGAAGATACCGTTCCTGTTCATCACAATATTTAA
- a CDS encoding electron transfer flavoprotein subunit beta/FixA family protein, producing the protein MKIVVCIKQVPDTKGGVKFNPDGTLDRAAMLTIMNPDDKAGLEAALRLKDQYGAEVTVLTMGLPKAEDVLREAIAMGADNGILVTDRVLGGADTWATSTTIAGALRNIDYDLVITGRQAIDGDTAQVGPQIAEHLGIPVISYAQDIKVDGNKVTVQRQYDDGYHIVEAEMPCLITALSELNEPRYMTPAGIFKACDTSFTVWGRADLKDVEDGNLGLNGSPTKIAKASDKVRKGAGEKVTPDSPEDAVNYIVGKLKEKHII; encoded by the coding sequence GTGAAAATCGTAGTATGTATAAAGCAGGTTCCTGATACTAAAGGCGGAGTTAAGTTTAATCCTGATGGAACACTTGACAGAGCTGCAATGCTTACAATCATGAACCCTGATGATAAAGCTGGTCTTGAAGCAGCACTTAGATTAAAAGATCAGTATGGAGCAGAAGTTACTGTACTTACAATGGGTCTTCCAAAGGCAGAAGATGTTCTTCGTGAAGCAATTGCCATGGGTGCTGACAATGGTATCCTTGTTACAGACAGAGTTTTAGGTGGAGCTGATACATGGGCTACATCAACAACAATTGCCGGTGCATTAAGAAATATTGATTATGACCTTGTAATTACAGGTCGTCAGGCTATCGATGGTGATACAGCCCAGGTTGGACCACAGATAGCAGAACATCTTGGAATTCCAGTAATTTCATATGCCCAGGATATCAAAGTTGATGGAAACAAAGTTACTGTACAGCGTCAGTATGATGATGGATATCATATCGTAGAAGCTGAAATGCCATGTCTTATAACAGCTCTTTCTGAATTAAATGAGCCTAGATATATGACACCTGCAGGAATCTTCAAAGCTTGTGACACAAGTTTTACAGTTTGGGGAAGAGCAGACCTTAAGGATGTTGAAGATGGCAATCTCGGTCTTAACGGCTCACCAACAAAGATAGCTAAGGCATCTGATAAAGTACGTAAAGGTGCCGGAGAGAAGGTTACTCCTGATTCACCTGAAGATGCAGTTAACTACATCGTTGGTAAATTAAAAGAGAAACATATCATTTAA
- a CDS encoding acetyl-CoA C-acetyltransferase produces MAKKIVLAGACRTAIGTMGGALSTVPAVDLGAIVIKEALNRAGVPADKVDHVYMGCVIQAGLGQNVARQATIKAGLPIETTAVTVNVVCGSGLNCVNMAAQMIEAGDADIVVAGGMESMSRAPYALPNARFGYRMNNGTLVDTMVNDALWDAFNNYHMIKTADNICEQWGLTREEIDQFAVNSQAKATKAQEEGRFKDEIVPVEVKVKKNTVIVDTDEGPRPGTTMEGLAKLRTINPDGFVTAGNASGINDGAAAIVVMSEEKAKELGVKPMATWVAGALGGVDPSIMGIGPVASTKKVLAKTGLTIDDMDLIEANEAFAAQSVAVAKELNFNMDKVNVNGGAIALGHPVGASGCRILVTLLHEMAKRDAKRGLATLCIGGGMGCSTVVERD; encoded by the coding sequence ATGGCTAAGAAAATCGTTTTGGCAGGCGCATGCCGTACTGCAATCGGAACTATGGGAGGAGCTTTAAGCACAGTTCCTGCTGTAGATTTAGGAGCAATCGTAATCAAAGAAGCTCTTAACAGAGCAGGAGTACCTGCTGACAAAGTAGATCATGTATATATGGGATGCGTTATCCAGGCAGGTCTTGGACAGAATGTTGCACGTCAGGCAACAATCAAGGCAGGACTTCCAATTGAGACAACAGCCGTAACAGTCAATGTTGTATGCGGTTCAGGACTTAACTGCGTTAATATGGCAGCACAGATGATTGAAGCCGGAGATGCTGATATCGTTGTAGCAGGTGGTATGGAAAGCATGTCAAGAGCGCCATATGCACTTCCAAATGCAAGATTCGGTTACAGAATGAACAACGGAACTCTTGTTGATACAATGGTTAATGATGCTCTTTGGGATGCATTCAACAACTACCATATGATTAAGACTGCTGATAATATTTGTGAACAGTGGGGCCTTACAAGAGAAGAAATTGACCAGTTTGCAGTAAACAGCCAGGCTAAGGCAACTAAGGCTCAGGAAGAAGGAAGATTTAAAGATGAAATCGTTCCTGTAGAAGTTAAGGTTAAAAAGAATACAGTTATCGTTGATACAGATGAGGGACCACGTCCTGGAACAACAATGGAAGGTCTTGCAAAACTTCGTACAATCAATCCGGACGGATTTGTTACAGCAGGTAATGCATCAGGAATCAATGACGGTGCAGCAGCAATCGTTGTTATGTCAGAAGAAAAAGCTAAAGAACTCGGTGTTAAACCAATGGCAACATGGGTAGCCGGAGCACTCGGCGGAGTAGATCCATCAATCATGGGTATCGGACCTGTTGCATCAACAAAGAAGGTACTTGCTAAGACCGGTTTAACAATTGATGATATGGATTTAATTGAAGCTAACGAAGCTTTTGCGGCACAGTCAGTAGCTGTAGCTAAAGAACTTAACTTCAATATGGATAAAGTTAATGTAAACGGTGGTGCAATCGCACTCGGACATCCGGTTGGAGCATCAGGATGCCGTATCCTTGTAACATTACTTCATGAAATGGCTAAGAGAGATGCCAAGAGAGGTCTTGCTACACTTTGTATCGGCGGTGGAATGGGCTGCTCAACAGTTGTAGAACGTGACTAA
- a CDS encoding acyl-CoA dehydrogenase, translating to MDFILDKKHEMARSLFRDFAQNEVKPLAQEVDETEQFPVGTVEKMQKLGFMGIPVPQELGGQGCDILTYAMCVEELSKVCGTTGVIVSAHTSLCVDPILTYGTPEQKEKYVRPLATGEKLGAFGLTEPGAGTDAQGVQTKAVLDGDEWVLNGSKCFITNGKYADVYIIIAVTDVVEDKKGRKKKLFSAFIVEKGTPGFTFGTKEKKMGIRGSATYELIFQDCRIPKENLLGQQGKGFPIAMHTLDGGRIGIAAQALGIAEGALETTIDYVKERKQFGRSIAQQQNTQFVLADLATKVEAAQLLVYKAACTKMTQKVYSVEAAKAKLFAAEVAMEVTTKCVQLHGGYGYIREYDVERMMRDAKITEIYEGTSEVQRMVISADLLK from the coding sequence ATGGATTTCATTTTAGACAAAAAACATGAAATGGCAAGATCTCTTTTCAGAGATTTCGCCCAGAATGAAGTAAAACCTCTCGCTCAGGAAGTTGACGAGACTGAACAGTTCCCAGTTGGCACTGTTGAGAAAATGCAGAAGTTAGGTTTCATGGGAATACCTGTTCCACAGGAACTCGGCGGACAGGGCTGTGATATCTTAACATATGCTATGTGTGTTGAAGAATTATCAAAAGTTTGCGGTACTACAGGTGTTATTGTATCAGCTCATACATCACTTTGCGTAGACCCAATTTTAACATACGGAACACCGGAACAGAAGGAAAAATATGTAAGACCACTTGCAACAGGTGAAAAACTTGGAGCTTTCGGTTTAACAGAACCTGGTGCAGGTACTGATGCACAGGGTGTTCAGACAAAGGCTGTTCTTGACGGAGACGAATGGGTTCTTAACGGATCTAAGTGTTTCATCACAAACGGCAAGTATGCAGATGTTTACATCATCATTGCCGTAACAGATGTAGTTGAAGATAAGAAGGGAAGAAAGAAAAAATTATTCTCTGCTTTCATCGTAGAAAAAGGAACACCTGGTTTTACATTCGGTACAAAAGAAAAGAAGATGGGTATCAGAGGCTCTGCTACTTATGAATTAATTTTCCAGGATTGCAGAATTCCAAAGGAAAATCTTCTTGGACAGCAGGGAAAAGGTTTCCCAATCGCTATGCATACTCTTGATGGCGGACGTATCGGAATTGCTGCTCAGGCACTTGGTATTGCTGAAGGTGCATTAGAGACAACAATCGATTACGTTAAAGAGAGAAAACAGTTTGGACGTTCAATCGCTCAGCAGCAGAATACACAGTTTGTACTTGCTGATCTTGCAACAAAGGTTGAAGCTGCCCAGTTATTAGTATACAAAGCTGCATGTACTAAGATGACACAGAAGGTTTACTCTGTTGAAGCTGCAAAGGCTAAATTATTTGCTGCTGAAGTTGCAATGGAAGTTACAACAAAGTGTGTACAGTTACATGGTGGATATGGTTACATCAGAGAATATGATGTTGAACGTATGATGCGTGATGCTAAGATCACAGAAATCTACGAAGGAACATCTGAAGTTCAGAGAATGGTAATCTCAGCAGATTTATTAAAATAG